From the bacterium genome, the window ACAGCCCTTAACATCATCTACAAAATAGAAATTCAAAAGTTTATGAGGTGATTTCTTTTCAATATATTCCTTCCACAACATTTTTCTCAAATCATCAGCTGTTACCTCTTGGCAAAGTGCATCAATTTCCTTTCCAGCAACTACGCCAAATTCCCTAACCATATCCTTTGGTAAATGAATATTGCATTCATTCTCCAATAAATAAGCAACACCACCCTTTCCAGATTGACCGTTAACTCTTATAACTTCATCGTATCTACGACCAATATCTTTTGGATCAATACCAAGATATGGAACATCCCACACAATTGAATTTTCTGATTCTCTTGCATTAAGACCTTTTCTAATAGCATCTTGATGTGAACCTGAGAAAGCAGTGAATACTAATTCCCCACTATATGGATGGCGTTGTGGCACAGTCATATTTGTACAACACTCATATACACCGCGCAAAGAATCAATATTTGTAAAATCCAAACCCGGATCAATACCCTGAGTAAAAAGATTAAGTGCAACAATTATAATATCCAAGTTTCCAGTTCTCTCTCCGTTTCCAAAAAGAGTTCCTTCTACCCTATCTGCTCCAGCAAGAATTCCAAGCTCAGTTGCAGCAACTCCAGTTCCTCTGTCATTATGTGTATGAACACTTATAACAACACAATCTCTGCGAGCCATGTTCCTACAAAACCATTCAATTTGATCTGCATATATGTTTGGCATTGCAACTTGCACAGTATCTGGCAAATTAATAATCATCTTTTTCTCAACAGTTGGTTGCCATATGTCCATCACAGCCTCACAAACTTCAAGTGCAAAATCTACCTCAGTAGCAGAAAAACTTTCTGGTGAATATTGAAATATAATCTCTGTTCCATATAGTTTCGATGAATATTCCTTAACCCACTTTGTACCCTGTATCGCCATTTTAACAATGTCCGATTTTTCTAATCCAAAAACAACACGTCTTTGTGCTGGGGATGTTGAATTGTACAAGTGAATAATAGCTTTTCTAACACCTCGTAAAGATTTAACTGTTTGAATTATTAAATCTTCTCTTGCTTGAACCAAAACTTGAATTGTCACATCGGAGGGAATTAAATCTTCTTCAATTAAATGACGAACAAATTCAAATTCCGTAGGTGAAGCTGCTGGAAATCCAACTTCAATTTCCTTAAAACCACATTTAACAAGCGACAAAAACATTTTTGTCTTTTGAGAAACCGTCATAGGTATTGCAAGAGATTGATTACCATCGCGCAAATCAACACTACACCATAT encodes:
- the leuA gene encoding 2-isopropylmalate synthase, translating into MNPTNKYKAFPSIELEDRKWPSRQITEAPIWCSVDLRDGNQSLAIPMTVSQKTKMFLSLVKCGFKEIEVGFPAASPTEFEFVRHLIEEDLIPSDVTIQVLVQAREDLIIQTVKSLRGVRKAIIHLYNSTSPAQRRVVFGLEKSDIVKMAIQGTKWVKEYSSKLYGTEIIFQYSPESFSATEVDFALEVCEAVMDIWQPTVEKKMIINLPDTVQVAMPNIYADQIEWFCRNMARRDCVVISVHTHNDRGTGVAATELGILAGADRVEGTLFGNGERTGNLDIIIVALNLFTQGIDPGLDFTNIDSLRGVYECCTNMTVPQRHPYSGELVFTAFSGSHQDAIRKGLNARESENSIVWDVPYLGIDPKDIGRRYDEVIRVNGQSGKGGVAYLLENECNIHLPKDMVREFGVVAGKEIDALCQEVTADDLRKMLWKEYIEKKSPHKLLNFYFVDDVKGCSCTALIESDNNERIDLSGTGNGPIDAFVNSLRTKGIADISVINQFEHALSEGAEAEAIAYVQVRFADGSIKWGAGVDNSTPLASVRAVISALNR